One part of the Sorangiineae bacterium MSr11954 genome encodes these proteins:
- a CDS encoding porin family protein: MNDFKIPTRRSAAPRQLADKALAARKRAGKRLAGLLAFLSMALVSGSALADARTEARRHFKAGMQLVQGHRYAEGIAELERANEILPHPNVVFNIARAHAEAGDLEPAIARYKEYIASDPPDQLEVELVLAQLEDRLAAQRVAETKPAPAPVPLPPKEGETPRGPQEIKPAEVQKPKAPAPGAESIVGEARTEDVYEETVVTASRGKQSPLDAPNSTTIVTRQDIRLSGITRIPELLRRVAGMDVMQITGGDTNVSMRGFNSRLANKLLVLVNGRSVYNDILGSTFWELLSIDVDQIERIEIIRGPGSALYGANAFAGVINIIPIAPGEGKSGFRVGYGDQQQGYGSVWASGREGDFAYRVSAGYTRYPKWSREVEGGRRDLVFAPANEFTASESQRLDIRTSRRWGKDISLEIGGGYANNKLDVYGIGAFNEYNFDAANGDVTVDLKTKHFNARTYFTRLAGTGQASHDYTSHSLYTSHPSQNVFNAEAEVVGGFGGTISHDIHFGLGYRLKDLNWDYFRPDVPVEHHASVFLQDSIRFGKQLTFVGSGRLDYVPYLKKIVPSPRASFIYKPTERQAFRLVGASAFRSPSGLESYIGLPIVLVTPGAGQYTGGGREDGSRLQPEQIVSAEIGYLNQMNDSFEFDITGYYERVTNLIALQTNRNVSLSDRGAGLGGYDPNLGRYTVAYGGFTNQCDTHNVAGGEIGARVYPRDGLDIFANYALNVSVQDKPSSCPIPDDERTSRHKINAGVQVRTKMGFNGELTWHYQSKQVWNEQVATLDGIVYKQFDVPGYMLLNGRLGYRFYHDKIEVSGTVYNLLGDALGDPLQMHPFGNRIGRRFMAFFTYTL; this comes from the coding sequence GTGAACGATTTCAAAATTCCAACTCGTCGATCCGCGGCTCCCCGACAGCTCGCGGACAAGGCGCTCGCTGCGAGGAAGCGCGCGGGCAAACGGCTCGCGGGCCTTTTGGCATTTCTGTCGATGGCGCTCGTCTCCGGATCGGCGCTCGCCGACGCGCGCACGGAGGCACGCCGGCATTTCAAGGCCGGAATGCAGCTGGTTCAGGGCCACCGCTACGCCGAGGGCATCGCGGAGCTGGAGAGGGCGAACGAGATCCTCCCGCACCCCAACGTGGTGTTCAACATCGCCCGCGCGCACGCGGAGGCGGGCGATCTCGAGCCGGCCATCGCCCGCTACAAAGAGTACATCGCCAGCGATCCGCCCGATCAATTGGAGGTCGAGCTGGTGCTCGCCCAGCTCGAGGATCGCCTCGCCGCCCAAAGGGTCGCGGAGACCAAGCCGGCACCGGCCCCCGTGCCCCTCCCGCCGAAGGAAGGCGAAACTCCGCGCGGGCCCCAGGAGATCAAGCCGGCCGAGGTGCAGAAGCCCAAAGCCCCGGCCCCCGGCGCCGAGAGCATCGTCGGCGAAGCGCGCACCGAAGACGTCTACGAGGAGACGGTCGTCACCGCGTCGCGCGGCAAGCAAAGCCCCCTCGACGCGCCCAACTCCACCACCATCGTCACCCGGCAAGACATTCGCCTGTCCGGCATCACGCGCATCCCCGAGCTGCTCCGCCGCGTGGCCGGGATGGACGTCATGCAGATCACGGGCGGCGACACCAACGTCTCCATGCGCGGCTTCAACAGCCGCCTCGCCAACAAGCTCCTGGTCCTCGTCAACGGGCGTTCGGTCTACAACGACATCCTCGGCTCCACCTTCTGGGAGCTGCTCTCCATCGACGTCGACCAAATCGAGCGCATCGAGATCATCCGCGGCCCGGGCTCCGCGCTCTACGGCGCCAACGCGTTCGCGGGCGTCATCAACATCATCCCCATCGCCCCCGGCGAAGGCAAATCGGGCTTTCGCGTCGGCTACGGCGATCAGCAGCAAGGCTATGGATCGGTGTGGGCGTCGGGCCGCGAGGGCGATTTCGCGTACCGCGTCTCGGCCGGGTATACGCGTTATCCCAAGTGGTCGCGCGAGGTCGAGGGCGGGCGCCGCGACTTGGTGTTCGCGCCCGCCAACGAGTTTACGGCCTCCGAGTCGCAGCGGCTGGACATTCGCACCTCGCGCCGGTGGGGCAAGGACATATCCCTCGAGATCGGCGGCGGATATGCGAACAACAAACTCGACGTTTACGGCATCGGCGCCTTCAACGAATACAACTTCGACGCGGCCAACGGCGACGTCACCGTCGATCTCAAGACGAAGCATTTCAACGCGCGCACCTATTTCACGCGCCTGGCGGGCACCGGGCAGGCCAGCCACGATTACACGAGCCACTCGCTCTACACCTCGCACCCCTCGCAGAACGTGTTCAACGCCGAGGCGGAGGTGGTGGGCGGCTTCGGGGGGACCATCTCGCACGATATCCACTTCGGGCTCGGATATCGCCTCAAGGATCTGAACTGGGATTACTTCCGGCCCGACGTGCCCGTCGAGCACCACGCGTCCGTCTTCCTCCAGGACTCGATCCGCTTCGGCAAGCAGCTCACCTTCGTGGGCTCCGGCCGCCTCGACTACGTCCCGTATTTGAAGAAGATCGTGCCCTCGCCGCGGGCCTCGTTCATCTACAAGCCCACGGAGCGCCAGGCGTTCCGGCTGGTGGGCGCGTCCGCGTTCCGCTCGCCCAGCGGCCTCGAGTCGTACATCGGGTTGCCCATCGTGCTGGTGACCCCGGGCGCGGGCCAGTACACGGGCGGCGGCCGCGAGGACGGGAGCCGCCTGCAGCCCGAGCAGATCGTCTCGGCCGAGATTGGCTATCTCAATCAGATGAACGACTCGTTCGAGTTCGACATCACCGGCTATTACGAGCGGGTCACCAATTTGATCGCGCTCCAGACCAACCGCAATGTCAGCTTGTCGGATCGCGGCGCGGGGCTCGGCGGCTACGATCCCAACCTGGGCCGCTACACGGTGGCGTACGGCGGGTTCACCAACCAGTGCGACACCCACAACGTGGCGGGCGGCGAGATCGGCGCCCGCGTTTACCCCCGGGACGGCCTCGATATCTTCGCCAACTACGCGCTCAACGTCTCCGTGCAGGACAAGCCCAGCTCCTGCCCCATCCCCGACGACGAGCGCACCAGCCGCCATAAAATCAACGCCGGCGTCCAGGTGCGCACCAAAATGGGGTTCAACGGCGAGCTGACTTGGCATTATCAATCCAAGCAAGTGTGGAACGAGCAGGTCGCCACCTTGGACGGCATCGTCTACAAGCAATTCGACGTACCCGGGTACATGCTGCTCAACGGCCGATTGGGATATCGCTTTTATCACGATAAGATCGAGGTCTCCGGCACCGTCTACAACCTCTTGGGGGACGCGCTGGGCGATCCTCTGCAGATGCACCCCTTCGGCAACCGCATCGGCCGCCGCTTCATGGCCTTTTTCACGTACACGCTATGA
- a CDS encoding DUF4360 domain-containing protein — protein sequence MPNVISAMGAGLSLLAMLWPGDAVAASDDSVPPPDDKITISVVTVNGSGCPKGTADVDVSPDKTTFSIAYDDFTAQAGGGSDPTDMRKNCQVNLHVHIPQGFTYAIARADYVGFARLAPGARALQRASYYFTGTSPTPHRDHTFAGPFHDDWHTTDITDVAALVYKPCGEDRNLNINAELRVNAGSSDPRATSFISMDASGGRIRTTYHFSWKKCT from the coding sequence ATGCCGAACGTAATTTCCGCGATGGGCGCAGGTCTGTCGCTTTTAGCTATGCTGTGGCCGGGCGACGCGGTGGCAGCGTCCGACGACTCGGTCCCGCCGCCCGACGACAAGATCACGATCAGCGTGGTGACGGTGAACGGCTCCGGCTGCCCCAAGGGCACGGCGGACGTCGACGTCTCGCCCGACAAGACGACATTCTCCATCGCGTACGACGACTTCACCGCGCAGGCCGGCGGCGGCTCGGACCCGACGGACATGCGGAAGAACTGCCAGGTGAACCTTCACGTGCACATCCCGCAGGGGTTCACGTATGCGATCGCGCGCGCCGACTACGTGGGCTTCGCGCGCCTCGCGCCCGGCGCCAGGGCGCTCCAGCGCGCGAGCTACTATTTCACGGGCACCTCCCCCACGCCCCATCGCGACCACACCTTCGCCGGCCCCTTTCACGACGACTGGCACACCACCGACATCACCGACGTGGCCGCGTTGGTCTACAAGCCCTGCGGCGAAGACCGCAATCTCAATATCAATGCGGAGTTGCGGGTGAACGCGGGATCGTCCGATCCGCGCGCCACGAGCTTCATCAGCATGGACGCGTCGGGCGGGAGGATCCGCACCACGTACCACTTCTCATGGAAGAAGTGCACGTAG
- a CDS encoding DUF5110 domain-containing protein: MLVQTAIPSRTWAFLASAALTGTIGCAVHSDPIASNESAPGGEPLQTLQTSQRSDVEAVRAVQRVRFDVPGQYLIVEVLDDDLVHFELSAKGAGPGAGAPLFTSPMVAKTDYAGPTSFVREGNTLRTPELEVAVDAATLCTTVTDRLRGARLNTICPRNLAQDWKGLTLTPGETQNAYGLGQEFVDGSTADGDWVGRVRSPGGNDGNAMTPFANGANGNTQIPVLYALGAPSHQYALFLDQVYKQRWDFQGSPWVAEMWGDQIRWYVMTGADLPDLRRDYMELVGRPLVPPKKAFGLWVSEYGYENWAELESKLTSLRAKAFPVDGFVLDLFWFGGVTSNSDNSRMGSLTWDEARFPNPAAKIAALRTQQGVGIIPIEESYISRGLPEHADLQGRGYLARDCATCGPTYISSNPWWGKGGMLDWTNDAAADYWHETKRQPLIDTGIVGHWTDLGEPEMYNANAWYQGIPGIGHAHADVHNIYNFKWLESIARGYERHGARRPFMMSRSGAAGIQRFGSAMWSGDIGTSYPSLIAHLNAQMHMAMSGIDYFGADIGGFHRGGFSGNLNELFTQWFADGMLLDVPGRTHTENLCNCKETAPDRIGDVPSNLDNVRMRYELSPFLYSLAHLAYRFGDPVFPPLVYAFPNDANVREMGHEKLIGTSLLLGIVAGAGETQRDVYLPAGTWVDYYTNAWITSQGEWARNIPEYRSGRFKLPLFARAGAIVPKMFVDEKTMNILGMRTDGTRRDELVVRVYPSAQGSSFTLYEDDGETTAYRTGKVRTTLLSQKQEDRRLTVTIAAAAGTYTGALASRANVVELVLPNAEPTGVTLNGVALTRYATKSAFDAAASGWFKAGTNLVLAKSQSLSVTGAKTFVVTAGP; encoded by the coding sequence GTGCTCGTGCAAACCGCCATCCCTTCGCGCACATGGGCCTTCCTCGCATCGGCCGCGCTGACCGGCACCATTGGGTGTGCGGTGCACAGCGACCCAATCGCATCGAACGAATCCGCGCCGGGCGGAGAGCCGCTGCAAACGCTTCAAACCTCGCAAAGGTCGGATGTCGAGGCGGTGCGCGCCGTGCAGCGTGTGCGTTTCGATGTGCCCGGGCAATATTTGATCGTGGAAGTGCTGGATGACGATTTGGTGCACTTCGAATTGTCCGCCAAGGGGGCGGGGCCGGGCGCGGGCGCGCCGTTGTTCACGTCGCCGATGGTGGCCAAGACCGACTATGCGGGCCCCACGAGCTTCGTACGCGAAGGAAATACGCTGCGAACACCGGAGCTCGAGGTCGCGGTCGACGCGGCAACCCTCTGCACCACGGTGACCGATCGGCTGCGCGGCGCGCGGTTGAACACCATCTGTCCGCGAAATCTCGCGCAGGATTGGAAAGGTCTCACCCTCACGCCGGGGGAGACGCAAAACGCATATGGCCTCGGGCAGGAGTTCGTCGACGGCAGCACGGCCGACGGCGACTGGGTGGGTCGCGTGCGCTCTCCGGGCGGCAACGATGGCAACGCCATGACCCCATTTGCCAATGGCGCCAATGGCAACACCCAGATCCCCGTGTTGTACGCGCTGGGCGCACCTTCGCACCAATACGCGCTCTTTCTGGACCAGGTTTACAAGCAGCGCTGGGACTTTCAAGGCAGCCCCTGGGTGGCTGAAATGTGGGGCGATCAAATTCGCTGGTACGTGATGACCGGCGCCGATTTGCCCGACTTGCGGCGCGACTACATGGAGCTGGTCGGCCGCCCGCTGGTCCCGCCGAAGAAGGCATTTGGCCTGTGGGTCTCGGAGTATGGCTATGAGAACTGGGCGGAGCTCGAGAGCAAGCTCACGAGCTTGCGCGCCAAGGCCTTCCCCGTCGACGGCTTCGTGCTCGATCTATTCTGGTTCGGGGGCGTCACGAGCAATTCGGATAACAGCCGCATGGGCTCCCTCACCTGGGACGAAGCGCGCTTTCCCAACCCGGCCGCCAAGATCGCCGCGCTCCGCACGCAACAAGGCGTGGGCATCATCCCCATCGAAGAATCGTACATAAGCCGCGGGCTCCCGGAGCACGCGGATTTGCAGGGTAGGGGATACTTGGCGCGCGATTGTGCGACGTGTGGGCCGACCTACATTTCCAGCAATCCATGGTGGGGCAAGGGCGGGATGCTCGATTGGACCAACGATGCCGCCGCCGACTATTGGCACGAGACCAAGCGGCAACCGCTCATCGACACGGGCATCGTGGGGCATTGGACGGATCTGGGCGAGCCCGAGATGTACAATGCGAACGCGTGGTACCAGGGCATCCCGGGCATCGGGCACGCCCACGCCGACGTGCACAACATTTACAACTTCAAGTGGCTCGAGAGCATCGCGCGCGGGTACGAGCGGCATGGCGCGCGGCGGCCGTTCATGATGTCGCGCTCGGGTGCCGCGGGCATTCAGCGTTTTGGGTCGGCCATGTGGTCGGGAGACATCGGGACCAGCTACCCGAGCCTCATCGCCCATTTGAATGCACAAATGCACATGGCCATGTCGGGCATCGACTATTTCGGGGCCGATATCGGCGGTTTCCACCGCGGTGGGTTCAGCGGCAACCTGAACGAGCTCTTCACCCAATGGTTCGCCGACGGCATGCTGCTCGACGTGCCAGGCCGCACGCACACCGAGAACCTGTGCAACTGCAAGGAGACCGCCCCCGATCGCATCGGCGATGTGCCGTCCAACCTGGACAACGTGCGAATGCGCTACGAGCTCTCGCCCTTCCTCTATTCGCTGGCCCACCTCGCCTACCGCTTTGGCGATCCCGTGTTTCCGCCGCTCGTGTACGCGTTTCCAAACGATGCGAACGTGCGCGAGATGGGGCATGAAAAGCTCATCGGAACCAGCTTGCTCCTCGGCATCGTGGCCGGCGCCGGCGAGACGCAGCGCGATGTGTACCTGCCCGCGGGCACCTGGGTCGACTACTACACCAACGCCTGGATCACGAGCCAGGGCGAGTGGGCGCGCAACATCCCCGAATATCGGTCCGGTCGGTTCAAGCTGCCGCTGTTTGCGCGCGCGGGCGCCATCGTGCCCAAGATGTTCGTGGATGAAAAGACGATGAACATCCTCGGTATGCGCACCGACGGCACGCGAAGGGACGAGCTCGTGGTGCGCGTTTACCCCTCTGCGCAAGGGAGCAGCTTCACCCTTTACGAGGACGACGGCGAGACCACCGCCTACCGCACCGGCAAGGTTCGCACGACGTTGCTGTCGCAAAAGCAGGAGGATCGTCGCTTGACGGTGACCATTGCGGCCGCCGCTGGAACGTACACGGGCGCGCTTGCCTCGCGTGCCAATGTCGTGGAGCTGGTGCTTCCAAACGCGGAGCCCACGGGCGTAACCCTCAACGGCGTCGCTTTGACGCGCTACGCGACCAAGAGCGCGTTCGATGCGGCGGCGAGCGGGTGGTTCAAGGCGGGGACGAACCTGGTCTTGGCCAAATCGCAGAGCCTCTCGGTCACCGGCGCGAAGACGTTCGTCGTTACCGCGGGGCCGTGA
- a CDS encoding SMP-30/gluconolactonase/LRE family protein, translated as MRCKFFASFAIALLSLAAPTILAPTSSVAYAEPNVDYPDTFALPRGFRPEGIAIDAAGYAYFGSMANGAIYRADLKTGQGSLLNRGTGSAAIGLKVDSRNRLFVAGGGSGSARVIDTRSGNVIANYPLATGSSFVNDVVLAQDGAWFTDSTVPTLYKVPLGARGELAEVDDVVRLPLKGDIVFSSGTTNANGIATSPDERSLIIVQWNTGKLFQVNPTTGVTRTITLAGGESVPRGDGILRDGNILYVAQNRLNQIAKIELDSAGTQGRLITRVSDPRFDVPTTLAAFRDRLYAPNARFNTTPTPTTTYNAIAIPKP; from the coding sequence ATGCGTTGCAAATTCTTCGCGAGCTTCGCCATCGCCCTGCTGTCCCTCGCTGCACCCACGATCCTTGCGCCCACATCTTCCGTGGCATACGCCGAGCCCAACGTCGATTATCCCGACACCTTCGCGCTCCCCCGAGGATTTCGCCCCGAAGGGATCGCCATCGACGCCGCGGGATACGCCTATTTCGGATCGATGGCCAACGGCGCCATTTACCGCGCCGACTTGAAGACCGGCCAGGGCAGCCTCTTGAACCGTGGAACGGGGAGCGCGGCCATCGGCCTCAAAGTGGATTCCCGGAATCGCCTGTTCGTGGCGGGCGGCGGGTCGGGCAGCGCGCGTGTCATCGATACACGCTCGGGAAATGTGATCGCCAATTACCCACTGGCCACCGGCAGCTCGTTCGTCAACGATGTCGTACTCGCACAAGACGGGGCTTGGTTCACCGACTCCACGGTCCCGACCCTCTACAAAGTGCCGTTGGGCGCACGCGGCGAGCTCGCCGAGGTGGATGACGTGGTCCGGCTCCCGCTCAAAGGCGACATCGTCTTCAGCAGCGGCACCACCAACGCCAACGGCATCGCCACGTCGCCCGACGAGCGTTCGCTCATCATCGTGCAGTGGAACACGGGAAAGCTGTTTCAGGTCAACCCCACCACCGGGGTCACCCGAACGATCACCCTCGCGGGCGGCGAATCCGTGCCCCGCGGCGACGGCATCTTGCGCGACGGAAATATTTTGTACGTGGCACAAAATCGATTGAACCAAATCGCCAAAATCGAGCTGGACTCGGCCGGCACACAAGGCCGGTTGATCACGCGCGTGAGCGATCCCCGCTTCGATGTACCGACCACCCTGGCCGCATTCCGCGATCGTCTCTACGCGCCCAACGCCCGCTTCAACACGACACCGACGCCGACCACCACATACAACGCCATCGCCATTCCAAAGCCTTAA
- a CDS encoding glutamate--cysteine ligase, whose translation MAVTKFGVEEELLVIDPATRAVVPAAASILARARMQVGARASAEMTRVQVEVKTDPCASASELYEQLRAGRAAMAAAAQAEGMRLIASGSPVLMGDALPPPLSEGPRYAKGLATFRGLHDEAATCATQVHVEMPDLDRALRVSNHLRPDLPVLLALAANSPYWAGRDTGYASWRSISLGRWPVAGPPPYFTSVAHYEKLVASLIDVGALVDKATIFWDVRPSAHLPTLEVRVTDVPITSQESALIAALVRALVLCAEKAVDRGDRGPAISAEMLRAAYWRAARDGLDGHGIDLPTGRLVPAVDLVARLVGRVAPALGSDRELVISWLGALLERGSGASRQRRVAANGKLSDTVDYLMARTVDPPPVSGHMPVAAAARRVHGWR comes from the coding sequence GTGGCCGTGACAAAATTCGGGGTGGAGGAAGAGCTCCTGGTCATCGATCCGGCGACGAGGGCGGTGGTACCGGCGGCTGCCAGTATCCTCGCCCGCGCACGAATGCAGGTGGGCGCGCGGGCTTCGGCCGAGATGACGCGCGTTCAGGTGGAGGTGAAGACGGATCCGTGCGCCAGCGCATCGGAGCTGTATGAGCAGCTTCGCGCGGGGCGGGCGGCGATGGCAGCGGCCGCGCAGGCCGAGGGGATGCGGCTGATCGCGAGCGGCTCGCCGGTCCTGATGGGCGACGCGCTCCCGCCGCCGCTCAGCGAGGGACCTCGTTATGCGAAGGGGCTGGCGACATTTCGCGGGCTCCACGATGAAGCGGCCACGTGCGCGACCCAGGTCCACGTGGAGATGCCCGACTTGGATCGCGCGCTTCGGGTCAGCAACCATCTGCGCCCCGATTTGCCGGTTCTCCTGGCGCTCGCGGCCAACTCGCCGTATTGGGCCGGACGCGATACCGGCTATGCCAGCTGGCGCTCGATCTCGCTGGGGCGCTGGCCGGTGGCGGGGCCGCCGCCGTACTTTACGTCGGTGGCGCACTACGAAAAGCTGGTGGCCAGCCTCATCGACGTGGGCGCGCTGGTCGACAAAGCGACCATCTTCTGGGACGTGCGCCCCTCGGCCCACCTGCCGACCCTCGAGGTGCGCGTCACCGACGTGCCCATCACGTCGCAAGAGTCGGCGCTCATCGCCGCGCTCGTTCGCGCGCTGGTGCTCTGCGCGGAGAAGGCCGTCGACCGAGGCGATCGCGGCCCCGCCATCTCCGCCGAGATGCTGCGCGCGGCGTATTGGCGCGCGGCGCGCGATGGTTTGGACGGCCACGGGATTGACCTCCCCACGGGCCGCCTGGTGCCCGCCGTCGACCTGGTGGCGCGCCTGGTGGGGCGGGTCGCCCCGGCGCTGGGGAGCGATCGCGAGCTGGTGATCTCCTGGCTCGGCGCGCTCTTGGAGCGGGGCAGCGGTGCGTCGCGTCAGCGTCGGGTGGCGGCGAATGGAAAGCTGTCCGACACCGTCGACTACCTCATGGCCCGCACCGTCGATCCTCCGCCCGTGTCGGGGCATATGCCGGTCGCCGCGGCCGCGCGCCGGGTTCACGGATGGAGGTGA
- a CDS encoding tryptophan 7-halogenase, which translates to MTALPSSTSVLVIGGGPAGATAAALLARQGIDVVLLERAPDPRYHVGESLLPSALEVLDLMGASEKVERAGFVRKPGTELEWGGEPWRLHFGESTGKHRHGLHVERSRFDPLLRAHAASQGASVFEGHEVRAIAWEAGRPVRAKWRNVGSGAEGDIAFGHLIDATGRAGLVSTGYMKDRRYHRSFKNIAIWGYWKNVDRGPADFRGAMRVGAVKNGWLWVIPLQYGLSNVGLVIRKEHFLRQGERGLGAIYDDGLRSSHLVSTVLASARLGTTLRTEPVYSYAAASFAGPGYFQCGDAACFLDPALAAGVHLAMLSAVLAAAAIGSIRRGELPEERSVAYFDARYRSAYTRHVKMVSALHDPRLGKDDYFREAQRLTSADLKAFDPSRAFVQLASGMEDLDDTSCEDHVYLVTRPGLRLAELPPAEAAPPLAMASSHR; encoded by the coding sequence ATGACGGCTCTTCCGAGCAGCACCTCGGTTCTCGTCATCGGTGGAGGCCCCGCGGGCGCGACCGCCGCCGCCTTGCTCGCCCGGCAGGGGATCGACGTGGTCTTGCTCGAGCGCGCGCCGGATCCGCGTTATCACGTCGGTGAGTCGCTCCTCCCCTCGGCGCTCGAGGTGCTCGATCTGATGGGCGCTTCGGAGAAGGTCGAGCGCGCGGGCTTCGTCCGAAAACCGGGCACGGAGCTGGAGTGGGGCGGTGAACCTTGGCGGCTGCACTTCGGTGAGTCGACGGGCAAGCACCGCCACGGCCTTCACGTGGAGCGCTCGCGGTTCGACCCCTTGCTCCGCGCCCACGCCGCGAGCCAGGGTGCGTCCGTCTTCGAGGGCCACGAGGTGCGCGCCATCGCCTGGGAGGCCGGGCGCCCGGTGCGCGCGAAATGGCGCAATGTCGGGAGCGGCGCCGAAGGGGACATCGCATTTGGCCACCTGATCGACGCCACCGGCCGCGCCGGGCTCGTGTCCACGGGCTACATGAAGGACCGGCGCTACCACCGATCCTTCAAGAACATCGCCATTTGGGGTTATTGGAAGAACGTCGATCGCGGCCCCGCCGATTTTCGCGGCGCCATGCGCGTGGGCGCGGTGAAGAACGGGTGGCTCTGGGTGATCCCGCTCCAATATGGACTTTCGAACGTGGGATTGGTGATCCGCAAAGAGCACTTCCTCCGCCAGGGCGAGCGGGGGCTCGGCGCCATCTACGACGACGGCCTCCGCTCCTCACACCTGGTGTCCACCGTGCTCGCGTCCGCGCGCCTCGGCACCACCTTGCGCACGGAGCCCGTCTATTCGTACGCCGCCGCATCGTTCGCGGGCCCCGGTTACTTCCAGTGCGGCGATGCAGCGTGCTTTCTCGACCCGGCGCTCGCCGCGGGCGTGCACCTGGCCATGTTGAGCGCCGTCCTCGCCGCGGCGGCGATCGGGAGCATCCGCCGCGGCGAGCTGCCCGAGGAGCGGAGCGTCGCGTACTTCGACGCGCGCTATCGGAGCGCGTACACCCGGCACGTGAAGATGGTGTCCGCGCTCCACGATCCGAGGCTCGGTAAAGACGACTATTTTCGCGAGGCGCAGCGTCTGACCTCGGCCGATCTCAAAGCCTTCGATCCCTCACGCGCGTTCGTGCAGCTCGCGAGCGGCATGGAGGATCTGGACGACACGTCGTGCGAGGACCACGTCTACCTGGTCACCCGCCCCGGGCTGCGCCTCGCCGAGCTGCCGCCGGCCGAGGCCGCGCCCCCGCTGGCGATGGCCTCGTCTCACCGATAG
- a CDS encoding family 16 glycosylhydrolase, whose amino-acid sequence MTKRWHDAQSMCATRGIQRSMQGGRGAWWLVALGACAALIACSGEDGSEKELTSAPVTREGTPGRGADPGAPDTPSAPMAPLAPTAGKTLVFDAPFNDASQWTVGRSSSYPGPTNPNDNKLDYISPSSAPDPDGTFRATRRSDGKWDADLVTTEYSSKHFELRPNDELQATVTLQGDQGAWPAIWTWGRDLPSGVQPGHGEVDLFEYHADNPNLLELSNHVRESSLYYRNASTIKPGTPFDLKVVFGLSSVDWYVNGTRIFADGKGVPSNWVAYPIVNISVSAGKYNHPTPAPSQTSMSFKVTNFRVYR is encoded by the coding sequence ATGACGAAACGATGGCACGATGCGCAATCGATGTGCGCAACGCGCGGCATCCAGCGTTCCATGCAAGGCGGGCGCGGAGCATGGTGGCTCGTGGCGCTTGGCGCGTGCGCCGCGCTGATCGCATGCAGCGGCGAAGACGGGTCGGAAAAAGAGCTCACCTCCGCCCCGGTCACCCGCGAGGGCACACCAGGACGCGGCGCGGATCCGGGCGCGCCGGACACGCCCAGCGCGCCAATGGCGCCACTCGCCCCCACGGCCGGCAAGACCCTGGTCTTCGACGCGCCCTTCAACGACGCTTCGCAGTGGACGGTGGGGCGCTCGTCCTCCTATCCGGGGCCCACCAATCCGAATGACAACAAGCTCGATTACATCTCACCGAGCAGCGCCCCCGATCCCGACGGGACCTTCCGCGCCACCCGCCGCTCCGACGGAAAATGGGACGCCGATCTGGTGACCACCGAATACAGCTCCAAGCACTTCGAGCTGAGGCCCAACGACGAGCTCCAAGCCACCGTCACCTTGCAGGGCGATCAAGGGGCATGGCCCGCCATCTGGACGTGGGGGCGCGATCTGCCCAGCGGCGTGCAGCCCGGCCACGGCGAGGTCGATTTGTTCGAGTACCACGCGGACAATCCCAACTTGCTCGAGCTCTCCAACCACGTGCGCGAGTCGTCCCTGTATTATCGGAACGCGAGCACCATCAAGCCGGGCACGCCGTTCGATTTGAAGGTCGTCTTCGGATTGAGCTCGGTCGACTGGTACGTGAATGGGACCCGCATCTTCGCCGATGGAAAGGGTGTCCCCAGCAATTGGGTCGCTTATCCCATCGTCAATATTTCGGTGTCCGCGGGGAAGTACAATCACCCGACCCCGGCGCCTTCGCAGACGTCGATGTCCTTCAAGGTCACGAACTTCCGCGTCTATCGGTGA